In Papaver somniferum cultivar HN1 chromosome 1, ASM357369v1, whole genome shotgun sequence, a genomic segment contains:
- the LOC113280991 gene encoding plant-specific TFIIB-related protein PTF2-like isoform X2 produces MSSCFCKNCKKNTVIRDDITDNLVCETCGLVQSIGDNLVQSFGGLSDFDGTYVRVGDDYTYKENKIHNAKNDIKEITDRFQFSSRKTIEVEQMIDEITEGEFGAGRWFSILVGACSYVVRRRDNLPLSMREVASVIACDYHELGRMVLRVVDFLDLKLPEFDIVAFFEFSLKHSHSFAQVSEEKKDEMVKQELNQVKVQIEDIAKEVHAGVNTSKRRHGELLQILVKVGQPLPWGKNLTVKNVVNNAPSILRYMELKSRVKPSEKSKNIKNFRSEFEEIICGCLSKEMEFTEDGSYIGDDLQYYNVEDRSVTLSESVTDLDKLKISQDCLSKIYTKFSNDGTSPEAMAEKEEEHPRKRRKELGLQSAQDWWRGNSELSEKLSLREVLEKNVGYNNLPPSFVANKIACQRRREKINAARFRIGETMGKPASSELKNGKEMPYGAKGGNMDWEDCIIEILLLHRVKEEEIEKGHYSTLLDLHVFDSVNASKMFANAKRQRTEDLVANLINGGG; encoded by the exons ATGAGTTCTTGCTTCTGTAAGAATTGCAAAAAGAATACAGTGATTCGAGATGATATTACGGATAATTTGGTATGTGAAACATGTGGTCTTGTACAATCTATCGGTGATAACCTTGTACAATCTTTTGGTGGCTTAAGCGATTTTGATGGTACCTATGTTCGTGTTGGTGACGATTATACTTACAAAGAGAATAAAATTCACAATGCCAAAAATGACATCAAAGAGATaactgatagatttcagttttcgtCTCGCAAAACGATCGAGGTGGAACAGATGATTGATGAAATTACTGAGGGGGAATTCGGCGCAGGCAGATGGTTCAGTATCCTTGTAGGTGCATGCTCTTATGTTGTAAGGAGACGGGACAACTTGCCTCTTTCGATGAGAGAGGTTGCCTCAGTTATAGCTTGTGATTATCATGAGCTCGGACGAATGGTTCTTCGTGTTGTTGATTTTCTTGATTTAAAATTGCCCGAGTTTGATATTGTAGCATTCTTTGAATTTTCTCTGAAGCATTCTCACAGTTTTGCGCAAGTTTCTGAGGAGAAGAAAGATGAAATGGTTAAACAGG AATTGAATCAAGTCAAAGTTCAGATTGAAGATATAGCAAAAGAAGTTCATGCTGGGGTAAATACGAGTAAGAGACGTCATGGAGAGCTTCTGCAGATTCTTGTTAAAGTTGGTCAACCCTTGCCTTGGGGTAAGAATTTAACAGTTAAAAATGTAGTAAATAACGCACCTTCAATACTTCGGTACATGGAGCTGAAGTCTAGGGTAAAACCTAGTGAGAAGAGTAAGAACATAAAAAACTTTAGATCTGAATTTGAAGAAATTATTTGTGGGTGTTTGAGTAAAGAAATGGAATTCACCGAAGATGGTTCATATATAGGGGATGATTTACAGTACTATAATGTTGAAGATAGAAGTGTAACCTTAAGTGAGAGTGTTACTGATTTGGACAAGCTCAAAATCTCACAAGACTGCTTGTCCAAGATCTATACGAAGTTCTCGAATGATGGTACTTCTCCAGAAGCTATGGccgagaaagaagaagaacatcctagaaagaGGAGGAAAGAACTAGGTCTTCAAAGTGCTCAGGATTGGTGGCGAGGAAATTCTGAACTGAGCGAAAAGCTTTCACTTAGAGAAGTATTGGAGAAGAATGTAGGATATAATAATTTGCCTCCATCTTTTGTTGCTAATAAAATAGCGTGTCAAAGACGGAGAGAGAAGATAAATGCTGCCAGGTTCCGGATTGGTGAGACTATGGGAAAACCTGCTTCCTCTGAGCTGAAAAATGGAAAAGAGATGCCTTATGGAGCAAAAGGAGGTAATATGGATTGGGAGGATTGTATAATAGAGATCCTCCTGCTTCATCGAGTTAAAGAGGAGGAGATCGAGAAAGGTCATTATAGTACACTGCTTGACCTGCATGTTTTTGATTCTGTCAATGCTAGTAAGATGTTCGCAAATGCAAAACGACAAC GCACAGAAGATCTTGTCGCGAACCTAATAAATGGTGGAGGTTGA
- the LOC113280991 gene encoding plant-specific TFIIB-related protein PTF2-like isoform X1 has protein sequence MSSCFCKNCKKNTVIRDDITDNLVCETCGLVQSIGDNLVQSFGGLSDFDGTYVRVGDDYTYKENKIHNAKNDIKEITDRFQFSSRKTIEVEQMIDEITEGEFGAGRWFSILVGACSYVVRRRDNLPLSMREVASVIACDYHELGRMVLRVVDFLDLKLPEFDIVAFFEFSLKHSHSFAQVSEEKKDEMVKQGTFLVQCLVKWFVTTGRQPNPIVAAIMVFVAELNQVKVQIEDIAKEVHAGVNTSKRRHGELLQILVKVGQPLPWGKNLTVKNVVNNAPSILRYMELKSRVKPSEKSKNIKNFRSEFEEIICGCLSKEMEFTEDGSYIGDDLQYYNVEDRSVTLSESVTDLDKLKISQDCLSKIYTKFSNDGTSPEAMAEKEEEHPRKRRKELGLQSAQDWWRGNSELSEKLSLREVLEKNVGYNNLPPSFVANKIACQRRREKINAARFRIGETMGKPASSELKNGKEMPYGAKGGNMDWEDCIIEILLLHRVKEEEIEKGHYSTLLDLHVFDSVNASKMFANAKRQRTEDLVANLINGGG, from the exons ATGAGTTCTTGCTTCTGTAAGAATTGCAAAAAGAATACAGTGATTCGAGATGATATTACGGATAATTTGGTATGTGAAACATGTGGTCTTGTACAATCTATCGGTGATAACCTTGTACAATCTTTTGGTGGCTTAAGCGATTTTGATGGTACCTATGTTCGTGTTGGTGACGATTATACTTACAAAGAGAATAAAATTCACAATGCCAAAAATGACATCAAAGAGATaactgatagatttcagttttcgtCTCGCAAAACGATCGAGGTGGAACAGATGATTGATGAAATTACTGAGGGGGAATTCGGCGCAGGCAGATGGTTCAGTATCCTTGTAGGTGCATGCTCTTATGTTGTAAGGAGACGGGACAACTTGCCTCTTTCGATGAGAGAGGTTGCCTCAGTTATAGCTTGTGATTATCATGAGCTCGGACGAATGGTTCTTCGTGTTGTTGATTTTCTTGATTTAAAATTGCCCGAGTTTGATATTGTAGCATTCTTTGAATTTTCTCTGAAGCATTCTCACAGTTTTGCGCAAGTTTCTGAGGAGAAGAAAGATGAAATGGTTAAACAGGGTACATTTCTAGTTCAATGTTTAGTCAAGTGGTTTGTGACAACTGGGAGACAGCCTAATCCCATTGTTGCTGCTATTATGGTGTTTGTTGCAGAATTGAATCAAGTCAAAGTTCAGATTGAAGATATAGCAAAAGAAGTTCATGCTGGGGTAAATACGAGTAAGAGACGTCATGGAGAGCTTCTGCAGATTCTTGTTAAAGTTGGTCAACCCTTGCCTTGGGGTAAGAATTTAACAGTTAAAAATGTAGTAAATAACGCACCTTCAATACTTCGGTACATGGAGCTGAAGTCTAGGGTAAAACCTAGTGAGAAGAGTAAGAACATAAAAAACTTTAGATCTGAATTTGAAGAAATTATTTGTGGGTGTTTGAGTAAAGAAATGGAATTCACCGAAGATGGTTCATATATAGGGGATGATTTACAGTACTATAATGTTGAAGATAGAAGTGTAACCTTAAGTGAGAGTGTTACTGATTTGGACAAGCTCAAAATCTCACAAGACTGCTTGTCCAAGATCTATACGAAGTTCTCGAATGATGGTACTTCTCCAGAAGCTATGGccgagaaagaagaagaacatcctagaaagaGGAGGAAAGAACTAGGTCTTCAAAGTGCTCAGGATTGGTGGCGAGGAAATTCTGAACTGAGCGAAAAGCTTTCACTTAGAGAAGTATTGGAGAAGAATGTAGGATATAATAATTTGCCTCCATCTTTTGTTGCTAATAAAATAGCGTGTCAAAGACGGAGAGAGAAGATAAATGCTGCCAGGTTCCGGATTGGTGAGACTATGGGAAAACCTGCTTCCTCTGAGCTGAAAAATGGAAAAGAGATGCCTTATGGAGCAAAAGGAGGTAATATGGATTGGGAGGATTGTATAATAGAGATCCTCCTGCTTCATCGAGTTAAAGAGGAGGAGATCGAGAAAGGTCATTATAGTACACTGCTTGACCTGCATGTTTTTGATTCTGTCAATGCTAGTAAGATGTTCGCAAATGCAAAACGACAAC GCACAGAAGATCTTGTCGCGAACCTAATAAATGGTGGAGGTTGA